A single genomic interval of Deltaproteobacteria bacterium harbors:
- a CDS encoding divalent-cation tolerance protein CutA, whose protein sequence is MSHDDSDAVVVYVTCPADKAAGLAKALVEAGVAACANIVPSVRSIYRWQGELCDDEEALLIVKTRAPLFEALRQRVVELHPYEVPEVIALPVVAGHGPYLAWLRASTEG, encoded by the coding sequence ATGAGCCACGACGACAGCGACGCGGTGGTGGTGTACGTGACGTGTCCGGCGGACAAGGCCGCGGGGCTGGCGAAGGCGCTCGTCGAGGCCGGGGTTGCGGCCTGCGCGAACATCGTCCCCTCGGTGCGCTCGATCTATCGCTGGCAGGGGGAGCTCTGCGACGACGAGGAGGCGCTGCTGATCGTGAAGACGCGCGCGCCGCTCTTCGAGGCCTTGCGCCAGCGGGTCGTCGAATTGCACCCCTACGAGGTCCCGGAGGTCATCGCTCTGCCCGTCGTCGCCGGGCACGGGCCGTACCTCGCCTGGCTCCGGGCCTCGACCGAGGGTTAG